Within the Acidimicrobiales bacterium genome, the region GCTGTTGGACCTCGTCGAGCTCGAGGTCCGTGAGCTGTTGAGCGAGTACGAGTTCCCGGGCGACGACGTGCCGGTCGTGAAGGTCTCGGCGCTGAAGGCACTGGAGGGCGACGCCGACGCGACCGCCCAGATCCTCGAGCTGATGGCCGCCGTCGACTCCTACATCCCCCAGCCCGAGCGCGACACCGACAAGCCGTTCCTCATGCCGATCGAGGACGTGTTCACGATCACCGGCCGCGGCACCGTGGTGACCGGTCGCGTGGAACAGGGCGTCGTCCACACCGGCGACGAGATCGAGATCGTCGGACTGCGCCCGACCCAGAAGACGACCTGCACGGGTGTGGAGATGTTCCGCAAGCTGCTCGACGAGGGCCAGGCGGGCGACAACATCGGTGCGCTCCTCCGCGGGACCAAGAAGGAAGAGGTCGAGCGCGGCCAGGTGCTTGCGGCGCCGGGTTCGATCACCCCCCACGCGCAGTTCGAGGGCCAGGTGTACGTGCTGACCAAGGAGGAAGGCGGTCGTCACAAGCCGTTCTTCGCGAACTACCGCCCGCAGTTCTTCTTCCGGACCACCGACGTGACGGGTCAGATCTCGTTGCCGGAGGGCACGGAGATGTGCATGCCGGGCGACAACACGACGATGACGGTGCGCGTCACCAAGATCCTCAAGTAGCCCTCCGCGGGACGCCGGTCGCGCATCGGACGCTCCGCCCTACAATCCCTCCGGCCCCGCAGGGCCGTCGCCGTCGGGTCGTGCACCCGACCAGGAGCAACCATGCCGAAGAACGACAAGCGAGTGCAGGTCACCCTGGAGTGCCAGGTCTGCAAGCGCCGCAACTACATCACGACCAAGAACAAGGTCAACGACCGCGAGCGGATCGAGCTCAAGAAGTACTGCCGGTGGGACCGCGCCCACACCGCGCACAAGGAGACCCGCTGACGCTCCCCCAGGAGCGGCTGAAGGCGACGCCGGACGTGACTCGTCGCGCCGGCCAGTTCGCCGAGGCCGGCGACGAGTCCTCGTCGAGCCACCTGTCGGCCCTGGTCGAGGCGGCCCGCCACGGCGATCGAACCGCCTTCGACGCCCTGGTCCGGTCCACCTACGTCGACACCTACACCCTGGCCCACCGCCTGACCGGGGACGCCGAGGACGCCCGTGACGTCGTCCAGGAGACCTACCTGCGGGCCTTTCGGGCCATCGGGCGCTTCCGGGGGGACGCCAAGTTCACGACCTGGCTCTACCGGATCACCGCGAACTGCGCCTCGAACCACCTGGGGCGCCGGCGC harbors:
- the rpmG gene encoding 50S ribosomal protein L33; protein product: MPKNDKRVQVTLECQVCKRRNYITTKNKVNDRERIELKKYCRWDRAHTAHKETR
- a CDS encoding sigma-70 family RNA polymerase sigma factor — protein: MTRRAGQFAEAGDESSSSHLSALVEAARHGDRTAFDALVRSTYVDTYTLAHRLTGDAEDARDVVQETYLRAFRAIGRFRGDAKFTTWLYRITANCASNHLGRRRRHRHDELTDDMAVGDPHPSRDPVGRAENELLRDRLHVALQALPPRLRAVVVLRDVYDLPHEAIAVELGISESAAKVRLHRARRKLRDVVALRDLSDGEGSRAV